A region of the Pricia mediterranea genome:
AGGGAAAGGCAACGATGCAAAGAAGGGCGACCGCAGTAAAGAAATAAACCGTGAAGGTGTCGGCGTACATGTATAGCAGTATGTCGATAACTATGAACGCTATGATGGCGGCCAACCAAGCTTTTTTCCGCATTTTTTTGGCATCGGGATTGGTGCTGAAGTAATAGAGCTGTTGTTGTAAATAATCTTCTTCGATTAAGGTGTAGCTTAAGTCCATTGGGTTGGTTATTAGGATGTCTGAAGGTGGTGTTTCTCTATTTGGTTTATTTTTATGTACTTTAAATGTTTTAAGCGAAAGCTACGAAATTAAATGGATGTCATACCTTATCCGGACATCAGTGCTTAAAATTGGATACCGGACCGGTAGAATCTAGCAACCTAAACAGATGAAGCGAAGAAATTTTATAGAAAGCCTGACCCTGGCCAGCGGAATTTTTGCTGCGCCCCCGATGTTTGCCAACCGCCTTAGCCAAGATGCTCACGAAAAAACGATTCGTTCGCAGGCATCCGACACGATATCGGTGGACCTTATCATCGCCGGAGGCGGATTGGGCGGTTGCGCCGCTGCCCTTGCCGCACTTAGAAACGGACTGACCGTAGTGATGACGGAGGAGACCGATTGGATCGGGGGACAGCTGACCCAACAAGGGGTGCCGCCGGACGAGCATCCTTGGATCGAGAGCCATGGGGCGACCGAACTATATCGAACGCTACGAAAGGGTATTCGCGAATACTATCGACAGCACTATCCCTTGCGTGACCAGGTGGCCGCCGACCCGCATTTCAATCCCGGTGGGGCCTCGGTATCCCGCTTGGCCCACGAACCTCGGGTGGCCCTGGCGGTATTGGAAGCACTTTTTGCACCCTATGTCAGTTCAGGGAAGTTGCTGTTATTAAAAGAATACAGGGCCATTTCCGCCGACACTAGAGGGAACAAGATTCTGGCCCTGCAGGTAAGGTCCCCTAAAACGGGTACGACAAAGACCTTAAAAGGCCACTATTTTGTTGATGCCACGGAACTGGGCGACCTGCTCCCTATGACCGAGACAGCTTACGTGACCGGGGCGGAATCCAGACCCCAGACCGGTGAACTGCATGCTGCGGATGCCCATGAGCCCGAAAATAACCAATCCTTTACCCATTGTTTTGCGATCGATTACGCTAAGGGGGAGGATTGGACCATCCCCCGGCCGGACCAGTATTCGTTTTGGCGGGGCTACAAACCCGATCTGGATCCGCCCTGGCCCGGAAAATTATTGGAACTGAACTACTCCAATCCCAGAACCCTGCAGCCCAAAGCATTGGGTTTTCATCCCGAGGGAAATGCCATGGGAGATATCCTGAACCTTTGGAACTATAGGCGGATTATCGATAAGAACAATTTCGCACCGGAAACCTACCAAAGCGACATCACAATAGTCAACTACCCCCAGAACGATTATTTTTTTGGGAATATCGTCGATGTAAGTCCGAAAGCCCTGGAAACGCATTTTGAAAATGGCAGGCAACTGAGCCTTTCGCTATTGTACTGGCTTCAGACCGAGGCCCCGCGGCCGGACGGCGGAAGGGGATGGCCGGGCCTCCGATTGCGGGGGGACATCATGGGTACGGAAGGCGGAGACGGACTGGCCAAATATCCGTACATCCGGGAATCACGGCGGATCAAGGCACTGTTTACGGTCAAGGAACAGCATGTGGGCAAGGAACAGCGGGCAAAGATTACCGGCCTGCAAGGCGACGAACTCGTGGCCGAAACCTTCGACGACAGCGTGGGGATCGGGTACTATCATATCGATCTGCATCCCAGTTCGGGAGGTGACAATTACATCGATTTCGGATCGCTGCCCTTCCAGATTCCCCTGGGAGCATTAATCCCAAGGAAAATGGAAAATCTTTTTCCAGCCAATAAGAACATCGGTACTACCCACCTGACCAACGGCTGTTACCGGCTGCATCCCGTGGAATGGAGTATCGGCGAGGCGGTGGGTATGCTCGTTCCTTTCTTGATGGAAAAGGGAATCGCCCCGCAGCAGGCGTATAAAGATCGGGCGCTAATACAGGAATTCCAAAAGCTGGTCCGTCAGCAAGGCATCGAGACAGAGTGGCCGGCGCAAAACTAAATTGCCCGGTAGATGCTTTAGCCCAATTGTACGGATGGTACGATTATCTGTATAACCGGTATCCCCGCCTCCAAAAAAATATCCGACATTTGCCATATCATGAAGTTATAGGAATTATGTACGTCATAGATGTCCTCTCGTTTTGGCGCAAGAGGTGACCCACCACGGTTTAAATGCGGGAGGGTCCATCCCATGGCATCCGCTTCACTTTTTAAACATAATTCCCGACATCATGCCTCATCTAAGCAGAATCACGTTTCGGCGTTTTTTCCATTATTTTTTTCTCGCCCTTTCCGGAAAGGAAACCGAGTTCACGGGCGGCAGCATTCGCAAGGCCATCTTTTTACTCTCCGTGCCCATGATCTTAGAAATGATGATGGAGTCCATTTTCGCCATTGTCGACATTGCCTACGTATCGCAGGTCAGCGTCAATGCGGTGGCCACTATCGGCCTGACCGAATCCGTTGTTACCTTGGTGTATGCTGTGGCTATCGGCCTAAGTATGGCCGCTACGGCCGTCGTCGCCCGCAGAGTCGGGGAAAGAGACGTTCAGGGCGCGCGGGAGGCAGCCGTACAGGCCATCGCCTTGGGCATAATGGTCGCCATGCCGGTAGGCGTTTTCGGATTTCTATATGCCAAGGATATCTTGGCCTTAATGGGTGCGGAACCCGATTTGATAGCCGAAGGCTACGGATATACCCAATGGCTCATCGGGGGGAATATCACTATACTTTTGCTTTTTTTGATCAATGCCATTTTCCGCGGGGCAGGGGATGCCGCAATCGCTATGTGGACCTTGGTGCTTTCAAACGGACTCAATATTATCCTGGACCCGATCTTTATCTTCGGATGGGGCCCCATCCCCGAGTACGGGGTCACGGGTGCCGCCATGGCCACCAATATCGGCAGGGGTACTGCTGTAATTTTTCAGTTGACCGTACTCTTTTTCGGATGGAGCCGGATCAAGATCGGTATCCGCGATCTGACATTCCGGTTCCAGGTGATGCTTAACCTGATCAGGGTTTCCCTTGGGGGCATCGCACAATTCTTGATCGGTACGTCGAGCTGGTTGTTTCTGATGAGGATCATGTCCGAGTTCGGAAGCGAGGTGCTGGCAGGATATACCATCGCCATCCGGGTTATGCTGTTTACCTTGATGCCCTCTTGGGGCATGAGCAACGCCGCCGCAACCTTGGTCGGGCAAAACCTGGGGGCCCAAAAACCACGACGGGCGGAAACTTCGGTCTGGAAAACAGGAAAGTACAATGCCCTTTTTATGGGGGCGGTTTCCATAGGTTACCTGTTGTTTGCCCATGAAATCGTCGGATGGTTCACTTCGAATCCCGTGGTAACGGCGAACGGGGGCCTGTGCCTGCAGATAATTGCCTTGGGTTATGTATTCTATGCCTA
Encoded here:
- a CDS encoding FAD-dependent oxidoreductase — protein: MKRRNFIESLTLASGIFAAPPMFANRLSQDAHEKTIRSQASDTISVDLIIAGGGLGGCAAALAALRNGLTVVMTEETDWIGGQLTQQGVPPDEHPWIESHGATELYRTLRKGIREYYRQHYPLRDQVAADPHFNPGGASVSRLAHEPRVALAVLEALFAPYVSSGKLLLLKEYRAISADTRGNKILALQVRSPKTGTTKTLKGHYFVDATELGDLLPMTETAYVTGAESRPQTGELHAADAHEPENNQSFTHCFAIDYAKGEDWTIPRPDQYSFWRGYKPDLDPPWPGKLLELNYSNPRTLQPKALGFHPEGNAMGDILNLWNYRRIIDKNNFAPETYQSDITIVNYPQNDYFFGNIVDVSPKALETHFENGRQLSLSLLYWLQTEAPRPDGGRGWPGLRLRGDIMGTEGGDGLAKYPYIRESRRIKALFTVKEQHVGKEQRAKITGLQGDELVAETFDDSVGIGYYHIDLHPSSGGDNYIDFGSLPFQIPLGALIPRKMENLFPANKNIGTTHLTNGCYRLHPVEWSIGEAVGMLVPFLMEKGIAPQQAYKDRALIQEFQKLVRQQGIETEWPAQN
- a CDS encoding MATE family efflux transporter, with translation MPHLSRITFRRFFHYFFLALSGKETEFTGGSIRKAIFLLSVPMILEMMMESIFAIVDIAYVSQVSVNAVATIGLTESVVTLVYAVAIGLSMAATAVVARRVGERDVQGAREAAVQAIALGIMVAMPVGVFGFLYAKDILALMGAEPDLIAEGYGYTQWLIGGNITILLLFLINAIFRGAGDAAIAMWTLVLSNGLNIILDPIFIFGWGPIPEYGVTGAAMATNIGRGTAVIFQLTVLFFGWSRIKIGIRDLTFRFQVMLNLIRVSLGGIAQFLIGTSSWLFLMRIMSEFGSEVLAGYTIAIRVMLFTLMPSWGMSNAAATLVGQNLGAQKPRRAETSVWKTGKYNALFMGAVSIGYLLFAHEIVGWFTSNPVVTANGGLCLQIIALGYVFYAYGMVVTQAFNGAGDTGTPTKINFVAFWLFQLPFAYLAAITFDLGAMGVFIAITSAETLLAIIAIIWFKKGNWKRVRI